The sequence ACCCCTATCCTTACAGGCATGCATAGTTTTGATTCTGCTAGTTCAATCAGACCTTCGAGTAAAGAGCCACCACCAGTAAGAACAACTCCTTGAGATGCTATCTCATAACCTGAACATAATATAAGTTCAGCCTTTATCAAATTGAGTAACTCTTCAGCCCTTGACATTATAATTTCAGATAAGTCCTTGCACATTATTTTCCTTTGTTGACTTTCCTGAAAAATCTCTATCTCCTCAGAACCATCTGTCACTTTTGCAACCATACCGAAAGTCTTCTTGATACGCTCGGCTTCCTGTATAGATAAATTCAGACAAACTGCTATATCATTTGTAAAATGATTACCACCAATATCAAAGACAGCGGAATGCCTGATCCAGCCATTTTTATATAGCACTATATCGGTTGTGCCACCTCCGATATCTATAACAGCAACCCCTTTCTTTTTCTCTTCATCAGTAAGTATTGCCTCCGCAGCTGCAAGTGGTTCAAAGACGATATCAATAACATCAACTCCTGCATCCTGACAACTTTGAAGAAGATTCTGAACTGATCTAATAGCCCCAGTTATGATGTAAACTTTTACTTCAAGCCTGTTTCCTATCATTCCAATGGGATTCACAATGCCATTTCTCCCATCAACACTATATCCCATAGGAATAACCTGCAAAACTTCTCTGTTCAATGGCATATAAACTTCTTTCGCAGAGTCTATTGCCCTCTCAACATCAATCGCCATCACCTTTTTATCTCTGACGGAAACAGCACCATAACTATCAAACCCTTTTATATGCCCCCCTGATATCCCAATATGTACTGCACGAATTTCAATTCCTGTCAATGATTCTGCGGACTTCACTGCCTTCTTTATAGAATCTGCTGTTAACTCT is a genomic window of Nitrospirota bacterium containing:
- the ftsA gene encoding cell division protein FtsA gives rise to the protein MKQENIVVGLDVGTTKICAVVAEKNSNRVMIQSISSVPSTGLRKGVVINKELTADSIKKAVKSAESLTGIEIRAVHIGISGGHIKGFDSYGAVSVRDKKVMAIDVERAIDSAKEVYMPLNREVLQVIPMGYSVDGRNGIVNPIGMIGNRLEVKVYIITGAIRSVQNLLQSCQDAGVDVIDIVFEPLAAAEAILTDEEKKKGVAVIDIGGGTTDIVLYKNGWIRHSAVFDIGGNHFTNDIAVCLNLSIQEAERIKKTFGMVAKVTDGSEEIEIFQESQQRKIMCKDLSEIIMSRAEELLNLIKAELILCSGYEIASQGVVLTGGGSLLEGLIELAESKLCMPVRIGVARGLRGCSDIISNPMYSTGAGLVLHGVSTEIKEYYPDVSTGILNKMKSWAQEIFR